From a single Petroclostridium xylanilyticum genomic region:
- a CDS encoding LacI family DNA-binding transcriptional regulator encodes MRVTIRSIAEAANVSRGTVDKVLNNRPGVSQEVRERVKKIAEEMGYKPNVAGKALAFQKKPLRIGVIILNKYDPLFQEVYEGVKRASYELKGFGIAVECCVMSSVNVQEQLMFIRELHNKNISALVLSPLDEEIIREELKKLTTQNIKIITFNTDITGIERMCFVGQDLKKSGRVAGDLIGKLLPNGGNVLVITGIGKIKALQERLAGFKEIIEQEYPNINIIQVLENIHDSQSSYLKTVEFLKRQDSLNAIYVTNGIGTGGVGKAIQELNKRHIKFVCFDKIPETIELIKDKIVDFTITQDPFMQGYLPIRILFEYFFYNKLPDSQQIYTKMEIITKENIDI; translated from the coding sequence ATGAGGGTTACTATAAGATCAATAGCTGAAGCAGCAAATGTATCAAGGGGAACTGTTGATAAGGTTTTAAATAATAGGCCGGGTGTAAGCCAAGAAGTTAGAGAAAGGGTAAAAAAGATAGCAGAAGAAATGGGATATAAGCCAAATGTTGCCGGCAAAGCGTTAGCTTTTCAAAAAAAGCCATTAAGAATCGGCGTTATCATTTTAAACAAGTATGACCCTTTATTTCAGGAAGTTTATGAAGGTGTAAAAAGAGCTTCTTATGAACTAAAAGGATTTGGTATTGCTGTGGAATGCTGCGTCATGAGCAGTGTCAATGTGCAGGAACAGTTAATGTTTATTAGAGAGTTACATAATAAAAATATATCTGCATTGGTTTTATCACCACTAGATGAAGAAATAATAAGAGAAGAACTTAAAAAACTTACTACTCAAAATATAAAAATTATAACTTTCAATACTGATATAACCGGTATAGAGCGAATGTGTTTTGTAGGTCAGGATTTGAAAAAGAGCGGAAGAGTTGCTGGAGACTTGATTGGCAAGTTACTTCCGAATGGAGGAAATGTACTAGTAATAACTGGAATTGGAAAAATTAAAGCTTTACAAGAAAGACTTGCCGGTTTTAAAGAAATTATTGAGCAGGAATATCCAAATATAAATATCATTCAAGTTTTAGAAAATATACATGATAGTCAATCTTCATATCTGAAGACGGTTGAATTTTTAAAAAGGCAGGACTCTTTAAATGCTATTTATGTAACAAATGGAATAGGAACCGGAGGAGTTGGCAAGGCTATCCAAGAATTAAACAAACGACACATTAAATTTGTATGTTTTGATAAAATTCCCGAAACGATAGAGTTAATAAAAGATAAAATAGTAGATTTTACTATAACTCAAGACCCTTTCATGCAAGGATATTTGCCAATCAGGATACTGTTTGAGTACTTTTTCTACAATAAATTGCCTGATAGTCAACAAATATATACTAAGATGGAAATAATAACAAAAGAAAATATAGATATATAA
- a CDS encoding sugar ABC transporter substrate-binding protein: protein MKNKKLLAGVLIFMLVLSLFAGCAQKQTAPNNSSSEQQPKKEEVKQEDKTQKKVRIGVSMSDFDDKWLSYMIDAMKAYSNTLADAEVIFVDAKADTAKQLAQLENFIAQKVDVVVINPVDTDATEPYTKMCKDAGIPLISVNRIFKNQEEATAYVGSDSIKAGIMQMEYLAEKMGGKGNIVILQGDLAHEAARMRTEGVKKVIKEKYPDIKIVAEQTGKWQRPLGMQIMENWLQSGMQIDAVASNNDEMAIGAILAIEQAGKLGKILVGGVDATPDALEFMKQGKLNVTVFQDAAGQGKGAIEAAYKVAKGEKIDKTIWIPYELVTPEKCDEYIKKWQK from the coding sequence ATGAAAAACAAAAAACTTTTGGCTGGGGTACTGATTTTTATGTTGGTGCTAAGCTTATTTGCAGGATGTGCCCAAAAACAAACGGCACCTAATAACTCGTCAAGTGAGCAGCAACCTAAAAAGGAGGAAGTAAAACAAGAGGATAAGACACAGAAAAAAGTTAGAATCGGTGTTTCAATGTCTGATTTTGATGATAAGTGGCTGTCTTATATGATAGATGCCATGAAAGCTTATTCTAATACTTTAGCGGATGCAGAGGTAATATTTGTTGATGCGAAAGCTGATACAGCAAAACAGTTGGCACAGTTGGAGAACTTTATAGCTCAGAAAGTTGATGTAGTTGTAATTAACCCGGTAGATACGGATGCTACAGAGCCTTATACCAAGATGTGTAAGGATGCAGGCATTCCGCTTATAAGCGTTAACAGAATATTCAAGAATCAGGAAGAGGCTACAGCATATGTAGGTTCAGATTCTATTAAGGCCGGTATCATGCAAATGGAATATTTAGCCGAAAAAATGGGTGGAAAAGGTAATATTGTAATCCTCCAGGGCGACCTGGCACACGAAGCAGCAAGAATGAGAACTGAGGGAGTTAAAAAAGTTATAAAAGAAAAATATCCTGATATTAAAATTGTTGCAGAGCAAACAGGAAAATGGCAGAGACCATTAGGGATGCAAATAATGGAAAACTGGCTGCAGTCCGGTATGCAAATTGATGCTGTTGCCTCTAACAATGATGAAATGGCAATCGGAGCTATCCTGGCAATTGAGCAGGCTGGAAAGTTAGGAAAAATTCTTGTTGGTGGTGTGGACGCTACTCCTGACGCACTGGAATTTATGAAACAAGGCAAATTGAATGTAACTGTGTTCCAGGATGCGGCAGGACAGGGTAAAGGCGCAATAGAAGCAGCTTATAAAGTAGCAAAAGGTGAAAAAATTGACAAAACAATATGGATCCCGTATGAATTAGTAACACCTGAAAAATGTGATGAGTATATCAAAAAATGGCAAAAGTAA